ATTTCTGCGTAGACGTGCCGCCGTTACGGGCACGTCAGGGCGGGCTACTCAGCCGCTGCGGCGGGGGTCGCGGTAGTGTCGTCGAGCTCGGGTCGGCCGACCTGTCCGCCGGCGCGGTGGACCTTGTCGATCAGTTGTTCGGCGTTCTTGGCCCGGTCGATCATGTCTTCCGCGGAAATCATGCCTTGCTCGTACTGGCTCCAGAGGTGGTCATCCAGGAGCTGCATCCCGAACTTTTTGCCGGTCTGGATCGCCGAGTCGATGCGGAAGGATTTGTTGTCGCGGATGAGGTGGGCGATCGCGGGGGTCACGAGCATAAACTCGTAGGAAGCGCACATGCCCTTCTTATCGATCCGCTTGATGAGGGTCTGCGAGAGTACCGCCATGAGGCACGTCGAGAGCTGGATGCGGATCTGTGCCTGCTGGGTGGTGGGGAAGGCGTCGACGATGCGGTTGATCGTGGAGGCCGCGCCTGAGGTGTGCAGCGTGCCGAACACGAGGTGGCCCGTCTCGGCCGCGGTGATGGCGGATTCGATGGTCTCGAGGTCGCGCATCTCGCCGACGAGGATGATGTCGGGGTCTTGGCGAAGCGCACGTCGCAGGGCTTCGGAGAAGGAAGGCACGTCGACGCCGACCTCGCGCTGATTGACGATGGATCGTTTATGGGGCTGGTAATACTCGATCGGGTCTTCGACCGTGATGATGTGGCGGTCGAGGTTGATGTTGACGTGGTCGATCATCGACGCGAGGGTGGTCGTCTTGCCCGAGCCGGTCGGGCCGGTGACGAGGAAGAGCCCTCGGGGCCGGCGGATGAGGTCTTTGACGATTGGCGGCAGGCCGATGTGGTCGATGTCGAGCAGGCGGTTGGGGATCCGTCTGAGGACCAGCGAGACCGAGCCCTTCTGCTTGAAGATGGAGACGCGGAAGCGTGCGGAGTTGTCCGGGTCGTCCTGGTCGCCGTAGGCGAAGCCGAAGTCGCTGCCGCCTTCTTCCTGGAGCTCGGTCTGGGCGCGCTCGGGGGAGATGGCCTTCATGAGCGAGGTCGTGTCGGCGGTCTCGAGGTCGCGCGTCTTGAGCTCGATGAGCCGGCCACGCATGCGGACCGTCGGGGGCTTGCCCACGGTGAGGTGCAGGTCGCTCGCCTCTTGGCGGATGACGGTGTCGAGCA
The sequence above is a segment of the Phycisphaeraceae bacterium D3-23 genome. Coding sequences within it:
- a CDS encoding PilT/PilU family type 4a pilus ATPase, with product MSSFHIDRLLDTVIRQEASDLHLTVGKPPTVRMRGRLIELKTRDLETADTTSLMKAISPERAQTELQEEGGSDFGFAYGDQDDPDNSARFRVSIFKQKGSVSLVLRRIPNRLLDIDHIGLPPIVKDLIRRPRGLFLVTGPTGSGKTTTLASMIDHVNINLDRHIITVEDPIEYYQPHKRSIVNQREVGVDVPSFSEALRRALRQDPDIILVGEMRDLETIESAITAAETGHLVFGTLHTSGAASTINRIVDAFPTTQQAQIRIQLSTCLMAVLSQTLIKRIDKKGMCASYEFMLVTPAIAHLIRDNKSFRIDSAIQTGKKFGMQLLDDHLWSQYEQGMISAEDMIDRAKNAEQLIDKVHRAGGQVGRPELDDTTATPAAAAE